DNA sequence from the Acidobacteriota bacterium genome:
CATAGAAGGAACGGAGCAGCGACTTCGCGGCGTCGTGCCCGAGGCCACCCGACTCGATCGCCGCGGTCAGCGCCGGCACGCCGCCCTCGCGGTTGAGGAACGCGACGAGAGCCCGGGTGGCGGTGGCGTTGTCCAAGCCAGGTTCCCCGAACAGTCTGACCGCAGACTTCGCCGCCGCTCTCGCGTCGAGGACGACGAGCGCTTCGATCGCCGACACCCGCAGCGTGGGCGCGTGCGGTGCGTCGGCATGGGCCGCGAGCAGTTCTTTCCCGCCCTCGGCCCCGAGGCCTGCCAACGCGCCGAACGCGGCGGCCCGCACGAACGTAGGCAACGAGTCGTCCCTGGCCATCGCGAACAGACTCTCCCGCGTGTCCCCGGCCCGCCAGACCCCGGCCAGGGTAGCGGCATTGGCGCGGAGTTCGAGACTCGGGTGCGCCATCATCTTCGCCAGACCCCAGGGCTGATCGTGCGGCTCGAGACTTCCGGTTCGCGTCGCCCTGACGGCGGCGGCCAGGATCCGTGCATGTGCGTCGGCGTCGTACCTCCCGCCGCTCACATAGCGATCCGGCATGAGGACGAACTCCTCGATCTCTTCCTTTCCACCGACCGCCAGGAGATTCTCGATCGCGCTCAGACGCGTGTCTTCGTCCAGGTGGTAGGACAACGCGATGCTGCGCAGATCCGCGATTCGCTCCCTTCCCCCCGCGCGGTTGAGCACCTCGGCGAGATGGGCCGACTCGGCGAAGTGGAGGTCTCCGCGCTCGTGCGCCGCTTCCCAGTGCGGCTTGAGGTGCTGGATCGCCTGCGAGAAGACGTACTCCATCGAGTCGTCCATCGGGCGGTCCACGGCGCGCGCGACGACGGTGATGGACTCCGGCTGCGGAATCGCGGCAGCCGCGGCAACCGCCTCCATCCGCACCTGCGCGTCGTCGTCTTCCACGCGCCTGACAAGGAGCGCCAGCGGATCCTCCAGGCGATCGTGCCATCGGCCCACGATGCGCGAAGCGAAAGCGCGTCCGCCCGGCTTCTCCGCCTCCAGTAACTTCGCCAGGACCGCCGGCGCGGGGACCTCGATCGTGGCGTAAGCGCCGACCGCCTCGTAGAGGTGGCGCTCGTGGTCCGCGGCTTCCGGATCCAGGCTCGCGACCCACGCTCCGAGAGCCGTCGCGACCTTCTCCGTGTCGCGGCGGGTGAGCTCACGCTTCACCTGATAGCGCGTCCAGCTCTCCGGCGCCTCGAGGGCGGCGACGACCTCGTCCAGCGGCGCGTCGAGCAGCTTCGGAGCCTTCACAAGGGGCGCCGAGGTAGCAGTGATCCGCCAAATCCGGCCATGCGCCTTGTCGCGCGACGGATCACGGTACTCGTCGTCCTGGTGGCAGATGATCGGGTTGTACCAGTCGACCACGTAGACGGCGCCGTCGGGCCCGACCTTCACGTCGATCGGACGGAAGTTCCGGTGGCTCGAGTGGATGAGCGGTTCTTCCCACTTCAGAGTTGCCCCTGAACCGTCGGCCGCGACGGAAAACCGCTTCACGCGATTCGCCTGGTAGTCGCCGATCGCGAACTGGCCCCGGTACTCCGGCGGAAGGTGGCGACCGTCGAGATAGCCGATACCGGCGTAGCCGCCGGGCTCGCCGATCGTGTCGAGGCGGCGCCGGTGAGTGGTCGGGATCTGGCCGAGGGAAAGATGCGTTACGCCGCCCGCGCCGTCGACGCTGAAGATCTGTCCCCATTCACCGAACGCAATGCCCCAGGGATTGCCGGGGCCCATGAAGTCGTACAGAAGAGAGTGCATCTGGAGCAGGCGCGGACGCAGACGGAAGAACCCGGATTGGTACAGATCGGCGGAGCCCCAGGGAGTTTCGACCCGCGACTCGATGCCGTCGCCCTGCCCCATGTACAGCTCACCGCCGGGACTCCAGATGAAGGAGTTGACCGCCTGGTGCGTATCGCCCGTTCCGAATCCGCTGAGCAGGACGCGCCGCGTATCCGCTCTTCCATCGCCATCGGTGTCTTCTAGAAAGAGAATCTCACTACCCTGTCCAACGTAGACGCCGCCGTCGCCCAGTTCAATCGCCGTCGGAATGTTCAGCCCTTCCGCGAAGACCGTCGAGCTCTCCGCGACACCGTCGTGGTCGGCATCCTCCAGCACGATGATCTTGTCGTTCGGGACATCCCCGGGGAAGACATGCGGATACGTCGTCGTGACGGTCACGTACGCGCGGCCGGCCGTGTCCCAGCGAATCGCCAGCGGGTTCGTGAGGCCGTCGGCCTCCGACGCGAAGAGATTGACCTTCATGCCGTCCGGCACGGTGAACGAAGCGAGCTCCGCCTCGATTTCCGCGGCCGGGTGGGCGAAGAGCACTTCCGGTTCGGGCCGCTGATGCCCCGGGTCCTGGCCGCCATTGGCCACGGTCCAGACCCGCTCTTCGGCCTTGTCGATCAGGCCGACAAGCTGCTGCCATTCCTCGCGAAAGGAGAGATAGCCGTGGCTCGACCTGGTGAAGCGCCGCGTCGAGTCGTCGCCGTAGAGCAGCTTCCAGTTGGCGGGACGCCAGTAGTCGAACCACAGGCGCTGCTTCTCGACCACCGCCGCATGAAGCGTGGCCAAACGGTCCCATGACGGGACCTCGAAGCCGAGCTTCTGCGCAATCGTCTCCGAGACGTGCCGTAGCGACTCCTCCGTGAGATGCATGCCGTTTTCCGTCAGGCCCGGCGTTGCATCCGAAAAGAGATCGACGAAGAGGAGGCCGCGCTCCGCAGCGATCTTCTTCGTTGCCCGCACGTACCGCGCGAGAGACCGATTGTGATGCGAAAGATCCGGCAGGAACTCGCTCGCCGGCTTCTCGAAGGGCGTCGGGGACACGAGCACGACCCGGTCGGCATGCTTCAGGAATCCGTCGATCAGCGCGTTGTATGCCGACTTGAACGACTCGAGCCCTTCGACTCCCGTCATCGATTCGGCCTTGCCGTATTGCGCAACGACAACCGACGTGCCGACCCGTTCGAGCTGAGCGTCCCAATCGCCGAAGCCGTCTTCGCGCCAGCGCTCCAGCGCGGAGCCTTGCCGGAAGACGGTGTCCGCCTCCCAGGAGAGGTCACGGAACGTGGGATGAACGTCAGCAAAGGCGTCGGTCAGAATGGTCTCGAGAAAGCCCGCCCGCTGCAGATGCACCATGTCCGTGCCGCCGGCGAGCACGACCACCTCGCCTTCGCCCAAGACCAACGGACGTGGCGCCTGCGTGCAGCTCGCCAGGAACACTCCCGACAGAAGCAAGGCCACGGAGAACGAGGGCTGGGAGGCTCTTCTCATCATGCGAGCCGCTTCGGCTACCCAAGCTCCCCGGTGGCGTACTTGTGAAGGATGCTGGAGATGAGAGTCTGGTACGGAACTCCCTCACGAGCCGCCAACCTCTTGATCTCGACCAGGTCGTGGCTCGGCAACCGGATGTTGATTCGCTTGTCCTTGCGGAGCGTCTCGCGGGCCGCGGACACTAGCCTGTCGGCTTCCCGGGACGAGCCCGAAGCTAGTCGGAGGCGGCCTTCCTCGTAGGCTCTCAAGATCTCGCGCTCTTCAGGATCGAGCGCTGCTGAATCGAGCTTCGTCGTGCGTTCGGCCATTGCTGGTCAACTCTCCCTCAGGTACTTCTTCGTCGCCTTCCGACTCGGGATGATCGTCTTGAGGAAGAAGTCACCCGCTTCCGTCTCGACGTAGGGAACTAGGTAGGCGTACTCACCGATCTCGATAACCGCGATCCGCTGGTGGGACCGCTCCGGATCCGGATGATCGAAGACGTCAACCAACGCACCCGATTCGATCAGGGTCGCCACCTCCTCGAAGCTGACCCCGCGCTCGGCGATCAGGCGTCTGTTCTTCGCAGGATCCCAGAGACAACGGG
Encoded proteins:
- a CDS encoding HEAT repeat domain-containing protein — its product is MMRRASQPSFSVALLLSGVFLASCTQAPRPLVLGEGEVVVLAGGTDMVHLQRAGFLETILTDAFADVHPTFRDLSWEADTVFRQGSALERWREDGFGDWDAQLERVGTSVVVAQYGKAESMTGVEGLESFKSAYNALIDGFLKHADRVVLVSPTPFEKPASEFLPDLSHHNRSLARYVRATKKIAAERGLLFVDLFSDATPGLTENGMHLTEESLRHVSETIAQKLGFEVPSWDRLATLHAAVVEKQRLWFDYWRPANWKLLYGDDSTRRFTRSSHGYLSFREEWQQLVGLIDKAEERVWTVANGGQDPGHQRPEPEVLFAHPAAEIEAELASFTVPDGMKVNLFASEADGLTNPLAIRWDTAGRAYVTVTTTYPHVFPGDVPNDKIIVLEDADHDGVAESSTVFAEGLNIPTAIELGDGGVYVGQGSEILFLEDTDGDGRADTRRVLLSGFGTGDTHQAVNSFIWSPGGELYMGQGDGIESRVETPWGSADLYQSGFFRLRPRLLQMHSLLYDFMGPGNPWGIAFGEWGQIFSVDGAGGVTHLSLGQIPTTHRRRLDTIGEPGGYAGIGYLDGRHLPPEYRGQFAIGDYQANRVKRFSVAADGSGATLKWEEPLIHSSHRNFRPIDVKVGPDGAVYVVDWYNPIICHQDDEYRDPSRDKAHGRIWRITATSAPLVKAPKLLDAPLDEVVAALEAPESWTRYQVKRELTRRDTEKVATALGAWVASLDPEAADHERHLYEAVGAYATIEVPAPAVLAKLLEAEKPGGRAFASRIVGRWHDRLEDPLALLVRRVEDDDAQVRMEAVAAAAAIPQPESITVVARAVDRPMDDSMEYVFSQAIQHLKPHWEAAHERGDLHFAESAHLAEVLNRAGGRERIADLRSIALSYHLDEDTRLSAIENLLAVGGKEEIEEFVLMPDRYVSGGRYDADAHARILAAAVRATRTGSLEPHDQPWGLAKMMAHPSLELRANAATLAGVWRAGDTRESLFAMARDDSLPTFVRAAAFGALAGLGAEGGKELLAAHADAPHAPTLRVSAIEALVVLDARAAAKSAVRLFGEPGLDNATATRALVAFLNREGGVPALTAAIESGGLGHDAAKSLLRSFYASGRYDSVLLAALNAASGADSLELDYDAGLVKSLAEFATERGDAERGAVLFVDFGCDSCHQVGEEGGAIGPSLTAVGTTLTAERIIEETLWPNREIKEGFTALEITTRDSAIYQGYKRWTQESSTTGDLVIQDLATGELVTIKAEEIEEVRETGSPMPTGLTSLLSQAQLLDLFKYVTTLGTRS
- a CDS encoding BrnT family toxin; this encodes MARCLWDPAKNRRLIAERGVSFEEVATLIESGALVDVFDHPDPERSHQRIAVIEIGEYAYLVPYVETEAGDFFLKTIIPSRKATKKYLRES
- a CDS encoding CopG family antitoxin, producing the protein MAERTTKLDSAALDPEEREILRAYEEGRLRLASGSSREADRLVSAARETLRKDKRINIRLPSHDLVEIKRLAAREGVPYQTLISSILHKYATGELG